AATTAGATACCCACAAGTTAAAAACGGGTAGGATTAGAGTTGAGATATTCTCGTTTAATTCACGGGTAAGAtagaattgaatttatataaaaatctcaatCTGCAGATAAGATTATGGTTAAATCCAAATTTTATTATACTCTATCTATTGTCATCTTTAGTGTCCACCACCGTTTATGATCatacaaaaattaattgatatttttttacaaactaattaatttaaagtgaaaattctcaaaaatttaatttttactttactctatataatataatgttattattatttgagatTAGTTAATAAGTTGTCAGACATAATACTCTCTGAATAAAAAATCTCAAATTTAAATCTTAGCAACATTGAATGTAAGTGGTTATAACTTATATTCaatcatatattatatttatttataataaaaatttctatacataaattttttaatcNNNNNNNNNNNNNNNNNNNNNNNNNNNNNATTGattcatatatataaattttaataaatatatatacatataaattatatattttttgtgtgtaaaatttttataaatatgaatataaattattactGATTAagggataataaaaaataataatattagtagCATTATTCCTATAGGAATATGGGAAATCATGTAATCAcggttatatatatacacatggTGAGCAATgcatataattattcatatacaTAACTAAGCATATAATAGAACCCTAGCTTACATCAAATTACTTGCATCCGAACCATCATATATGGAGATGAACacattgaataataataataatcatcatcatcaaagtGATTCATCATCACCACCACAAAGAAAAAGGGTCATGAACCCTGTTGATCCTGAAGAATTCAGGAAACAAGGTCACATGATCATTGACTTTCTTGCTGACTACTACACCAAAGTTTCAAATTTTCCGGTTCGAAGCCAAGTCGAACCGAACTACCTTCGAAAACACTTGCCAGATTCAGCCCCATTAGTCCCCGAACCAATCGAATCGATTCTTGAAGATGTTCAAGAACACATCATACCAGGAATCACACACTGGATGAGCCCTAATTACTATGCCTATTTTCCAAGTAGCGGAAGCGTAGCTGGATTCATGGGCGAGATGCTTAGTTCCGGACTCAATGTGGTTGGATTCAATTGGATTTCATCACCAGCAGCTACTGAGCTTGAAACCATTGTTATGGATTGGCTTGGTGAAGTTCTAAAGCTTCCACAACAATTCCTTTACAAACGTAGTAATAATAATGGTGGTGGGGTTTTGTTAGGGACCACTTGTGAAGCTGTGTTGTGTACACTTGTGGCTGCAAGGGACAAGAAGCTTAGCCAAATTGGGAGGGACAACATAGGGAAGCTTGTTGTTTATGGTTCTGATCAAACACATAGTTCATTTGGAAAGGCAGCACAAATTGCTGGTAAGGATGTTTCTAGTTTGGTTTGGTTTAATATAAAAGTTTTATTATTctgttagtttttataatttactaaatttttaattagatttttttatatattttttttaattgaatttttattctatttttaattttgtaattaaattttttataataaaaaaatattagagttaattaaatatttttctgtaaatTAAGGTTATCTATAATTAAGAAGAGAacttaattaaatctttaattatatatttgtttaaataaatattctgttaattttaatatttttgacatgaaaatgatctaattataaaattaaaaccagTGTAggacttaataaaaaaattacaaaaatttaattgtaaatttaataaaattataggacgaaaagaataattaaacctaatataaattataaattttattttgattatgttAAAATAATGGAAACAAATTTGATccattaaaatcaaaatattgatttaatttgatctcttttttttctttgtttttcttatacttttataaagttattaaagtaaatcaaatattagtatttttttaaaataactatatTAAGTATGAAATCTAGATAAGCTAGAATAATgtctaaaagtaaaaaataatcaagaaaTAATTAACATTTGAAcaacaattatatttatatcaaTATAATATTAATGGTTATACTTATGTTAGTTATGTATCTCTTAAACATATAGCTATAAATGTgtaatacatatatattactCTTGATGATTTggtttgacaaattttaaaaactcaaaaaaaatgcAGGTATTCAAAATGTTAGGGCCATCAAGACTAAGAGATCAAATTCATTTGCTTTGAAAGCTGACTCACTCCTTTCAACCATTCATTCTGATGTGAAAAATGGGTTAATACCTATTTATTTATGTGCCACCGTGGGAACAACCGCCACAACATCTATTGATCCATTAATGGAATTATGTGATGTGGCAAAAGAATATGAAATTTGGGTCCATGTTGATGCTGCCTATGCTGGATCAGCTTGCATTTGTCCTGAATTTAGGTCTTGTATTGATGGTATTGAAGGTGCTAATTCTTTTAGCTTCAATGCCCATAAATGGTTCTTGACCAATTTAGCATGTTGTTGTCTTTGGGTAAAAGACCATAATGCCCTTACAAAATCCCTCTCAACTAACCCTGAATTCTTGAGGAACAAGGCTTCTGAGTCAAAGCAAGTGATTGACTACAAAGATTGGCAAATAACTTTGAGTAGGAAATTCAATGCACTCAAACTATGGCTTGTTCTTAGAAGCTATGGTGTTGAAAACCTAAGGAATTTCTTGAGGAGTCATGTGAATATGGCAATGACTTTTGAAGGGTTAGTGAAATTGGATAAGAGGTTTGAGATTGTTGTTCCTAGGAAATTCTCATTAGTTTGCTTTAGGGTTTCACCATCAACAATTGCTAGatccaattattattattattatcatgataataataataataaaaataattatgatgaTAATTACCATAATGGACATGGCTATGGGAAATTAGTGAATGATGATTATTTAGttaatgaattgaatagaaaattgttggaatcaatcaacaattcagGGAAAGTGTACATGACTCATGGTGAAGTTGAAGGTGCTTTTATGATTAGATTTGCAATTGGTGCTACCTTAACTGAGGAACATCATGTGATCATGGCATGGAAGTTGATTCAAGAGCATGCAGATTCTTTACTACTAGGTTCCTCCTAAAACTACATATGAAGGTTATTATTGTAATTCAATAATGAATGTTTTTAGTTTCTTCAATAAAGGTTATTATTGTACTTCaataaatctttatttttatcaaaagttAGATGACAGGGTTTATGAATAAATTGTTATTGATATTGTGTCAAATTAAGATACTATTATAATAGTATTGAtaaattctatatttttctattagttatttttagaagttgagacttgattttttataaaatgttagtgtaaatatgtattttaaattttaattttaagtttttgattattttatattttttatttacatgagACCGCTTTTATCGATTCAACCAGTAATTTATTAGTTGAATTAATAAATCAGTAAACCAATAATTTAATTGGTTCGATCACTGATTTAATTATGATAACtataataataacatatattCACTTGatccaagtttatttttattctgtgctaaattagatttttaggatttgttttgacaaaaatagatatattaaAGATGGTACAATAATTGAATATTAGTATATTACAACCAGCACATCATATACTCaatgttttatatatttatttttgggtatATCCCTTCATATCTATGGTAATTAATGCAGCTATGATCCCCAGAAAACCATATACTAATGTGTTTTCTTTTTGTCCTTGGTTCAATTTGTATATACATTATCTATTAGCTCCGACCAAATTGATTGGCAACTTTATTAGATTAATAGATTTATTCTCTTCTGTGATTGTACGtgatttcttctacttttgAAATAGCTAGCATTGTTATAGTTCCATTTATAATTTTGACCCATACGTTCATAAATACTAAACGACATTTCTAGAggcaagaaataaaagaaacaattatatatatgGCAATAATCTTTTAGTTCAATAATTGAAGCTAATAAAGATATAGATTTATTCATAAATTTCCACACCTAAAATTGTTGAATGCACTAATAAGCTTTTTGCTTTCATAAATTGACGACATTTTTTaggaattattaattttatttaacattATTCATACATAAAATACTATTCCTgatatttgtataaaaatatagtgctattaattaaatttatatttaaattatttttaattaataaaaaatattttaattgttaagAAAATACTAGAATAATGTTAAGATGGCAAATAAATTCctaagaatttataatttggacaaattaatttgtaaagaaaaaaaaatactagcAATAAAGTCTTCTaggataataaataaattaaaatattttatcctaATTATATAGACTAATTTAAAGGTAGTGCAtctatattttctattattatcatatatataacataattgaattttattttacttttcctttgaagaattaattatattaattattaaaaaatacaagaGATTATTATAAAAAGAAGTTACAAATAAATGATTATTGTGGAATCAAACTAATTAAGTTTGGTAAGCAAATTCCAAGGATTGAGGATGTGATGAATTATTTGTGGACTGAGTTTTTCTTCTGGCAACTATCCACATTCTTACCTCCAAAATTATGGTGATGATAACTAAGATGGCAATCGAAATTCCATAAGCAAGAAACCATTTAGAACCTTCCTTTGCTAAAGAGAGTCCATAAATTGTGTTTGCAATGGCGAATATAATCAAAATTCTCCCAATATAATGATGGTACCAATTCCAATATTTGCGTAATTTTGATTCTGGTTTTGGCCTTAATATGATTGCAAATACCTACATACAATGTCAAAGAACATGTAAAtgtattaattaatcaattaaaccaatctattatatattattaattttataagcaAAACATGCTATATGTAACTtttcttattataattaaattatttttttaaataaaaattgttttctttttcttttttttcttttctatttttttcattcattcatcTACTCTAACtttcttatatattattatcaataactaattataaatttgacaattaaaatataCCATATGATATTCTctaattataattgaaattaaattaaaatattaaaacaaaaacaaaaatataactatattatattatattattaatctaACAACCAAAATATGTCACATGATactcttttattaaaattaagatgaaatatttttctccaaaactttatatatataaagaaaaaatattatttttaaataacagaaaacaaatgaattatttttatttgtttaacagatttaaaatttaattaaatataaaaatatacacattaaattctttcaagttttagataataaatattaaaattaattaatataaaaaattaaactatttttcataaaaataataattaaaaaatttattatttaatttttttcttatctttaaaaaGCTTGATCTTTTTAACTAACAAAACTAAGATTTTTATTCCTTAcgatctttttataaaaatagtttgattctataaattttgtttatcataatttataatatcaaaacaaaatcaatataactttaaaatatttatatttttgtaatattattatcaacaaaaatactaacaaatcaATAATTGTCTAGTCATGAATAAATTTGCCCGCTATTGTCAACTCCATGCGAACTACTTATTAATTGCTAATTGAATATATGAATGAATTTAAGTTggacttaaaaaaaaaacattttttttgtgATAGTTCCTTAGCTTCTAATAATTGAGCATgtgttttaattatattttttatacttacatgtattatattaatttaattgtaATCCGATCTTTTGCCaaagaacaaataaataattcacCAACAAGTTATAGACTTATAGCTCTACCTCCTCATTTTCACTTAAAAATGATGGATTTGAGTCTCatttttcacttaaaaaaaaaaagacaaataaataattctctATTTTAAACGATAGGGTATCATCAatatttaatccaaaatttttaaaccGACACTCTTGCAAATAAAATCCGATCTGATTTTCTTGCTTACAATCTGTTTTCCAACATTACAATATTACAGACTATATAGATGAATTTATGGCCACACAAATTGTTAGTCGACTAATAAGATGAATTACTACTATAAagattttattgaaattattaaattcaaaatatggTAAAgtacaatatataatatataattatatattgaagAAATATTTACCTGGAGGATTCCAAGGACAAGAATGATGATAGCtatatttttgtgattattGACATTGGCATCAACTTTCTTAGACAATGCATAACCAATTAAAATTCCAGCTGTTCCGGCAACAAAGctaattgtttgaattgaagCATGCAAATAAAACCAAATTGGATCCCATTTCTTGAAATGCCTTGCAATTATGTAACCCATTATCATTAGAATGCTCCATGATGTCATGTTGATTACTCCATGGCTTCTTCGGAGTTTTAAGTAAGAAACTTCACTAGTTTCACCTGTTATATATTAATTACATATgagaaatataatattatattatattatattattctatctAATCAAATTATTCATTATGAGTGAtgccatttaaattaaatatctaaCATAAATTGAATGTCTATAAAAtggctgtttttttttttggaatgaaagtaaaaatagcgatatattttaatattgtaattttttttattttttataaaatggtAGAATGTACATAAATTAGAGGGTCCGATCTCTGTacctcaaaattaattttttttaaacataaatcggacggtccgatttgtgtacgtCTACAAATTAGACGATTCGATTTCTGTACCTCTACAAATCGAATAGTTCGATTTCTACTTTTCTAATTAAACGGTTCTACATTTGAAAATAATACTCTAACAGtccacatttaaaaaaaaaaacactattaTTACCACTccaatatcaaaaacaaaaaattcctACAAGAAGTTTGGAATAAAATTTACGAATGATGGGTGAAAATTTTGTGTATGGAAATATTTTTGGCCTAGTACTCTAAAATAGGGTATGAGGTGAAACTCATGACTATGGATTTTGACTTTTGTACTTTCAAAAAGTCGagaagtattttttatttcttttaaatatattgaaataaaggttcaaaaattatttaataatacaaaaaaattaactcatcaaaaagaaaaaaacaaataaataaaaaattgaaatcgaattttttcttataaatattatattaaacaatttaattattaaatatgtcaattatttaattgttttaactattttctttatacaaaaatatctttatgtGAGTATTTATCATATATTCTACATATATCTGAATTAACCAAATTCTTTATTATACATAAtaagattaattaatttttcattcaCTAACCTTGTGAATAATCTATGACTGTGGATATAGCATCACTATGTTGTTGCAACATGCCTTGAGTATCAGGAAAAACACCATTAGGTCCAATTGAATATATAAGCTTTGAAGAAGGTTGGTTAGTTTTCAACTGAAAAATCATGTACACTATTGAAGGATTAGGTCGAATAATTGTTTCATTCATGACATAGAGGTCTCCTTCTCCGGGAACCACCTCGCCGTCCGATAATCCTCCTAAATAGTACTGGTTCATTCCGCCGCCGTTGAGGCCGGAGATCCACCCTATTATTGCACTTGATTTTACCATTTTGCCATCATTGGAAAACCCTATGGCTGCATAGGCATTTATGCTTGATGGGAATGAGAAGATGAAGCTCCATACATTTGATGAAGCCCTACCATACTTCAATATAATgttatgcatgcatataagtGATTATTAGAGACCatcactttaaaaaaaaaaaaattagatagaaATATATGAATAGTTATATATTTAACATAAACgactaacaataattaattcgCTTAGCTAATTTTATCcgctttgtatttttaatatgggGGCAGAAGGTTGTGTTTTTAAATAAGGTAAAAAATTggtgtgttttttatttatatgaataCTATAAATTTGAGAGTTAGATTTGTGgtgcttttacttttttttttataaccaCAAATCTGAGAGTCAAATTtgtggttttaatttttttttaaaaaaaatacaaatatgagaatcaaatttaaatttttttattttaaatttttttgaatatataAATCTGACCCTCAGATTTATAATCTTATGAAATCTGACCCTCAGATTTTTCTACTTCTCCAAATCTAAAGGTCcgatttgttatttaaaattaaaaaaaataattcatatcCAAGAAAAAATACACCAATTATCTATAACGATGAATtacacacaattttttttatataaaaaaaattagctaatTTTAGCAGTAGCGTTTTGttactattttaaaataaagaaataaaaatattattgaagacATAAATATGTTTGAGGAAAAAATAGAGacaaaactttaaaattttctttgtcTTAAGATGGATTTTAAGATGACATGATCCTTTATACTTTTCAAAGTAAAAGTACACATTTTAATATctcaaataaaaagattttagcTAGAGATACTTTAATTTATAACTATGCAAGCATCTCTTTTGTTCTTAATGTTTTACTAAAAACAATTGTTTACTAAAATGATgtgatgatatatatatatacacaaataagagaaattaatgtaattctcaaattaaaatacacacttctattatttttatacactCTTACATACTCTAAGGATGAAGTTGTGAGGCTCCCAAACAGAACTACACTTGAGTATAGTTGTATCAAAAGGATAAGGTCGATCTAGTTGTAACACTTCAGAGGCACATGAATCTTGTGAACTCACAAGAGTACTCTTaatcatttatttttgttaatttatatataggAGTTATCGAAATGGTTGGATTATTAGCCGGttagaaaaataacaaattagatgtatatatttttgtttgacCAAATACACTGCGTACGAAGTTTCCTAATTGATaggaaattattattgattggacaaataaaattaattaaaagatagataatAACGTTTGTGAGATTAAGAATGTTTTGTTGGAACTACTAGTGTTTTATGTccctagtttttttttattattattatggtaTTTTCTAACTTGATAGATCAATGACTAATTTATTACGGATTagagttttattttaaatttatcattGGCTAATAAATTACTACATACATAAGATGAatttcaaaccatcaacatttACTTAAAtagactaataaattaattactacaTCAAcccaacttaatttttttttatgtcccTAGCTAGTAGCTACTTTCTTCTTGGTTGTGTTCAGTGGGCCGAGTttgcctttgtagaaaaaagaGTTTGGAATCAagtgataaaaaaaaactataattcTTGTATCTTAGCTTTTAGACTTATACAATTAGATAGTGTTTGGTATGGGATATTGTGACTGAAATTGAAATATTGAGATTTGGTATTATATTTGGTGGttagaaattgaaattaaaatttaagtttgcgatacaaaatttcatttcttttagtACCTTCAGAAAATAGAAGCACAAAAAATCAGACTGAAATTTTGGAgacaaaaactaaaattttaataactttttttttcaaatgccttcatttaaaattttatattctaaatcTATCATTCAAAATTCTTCCGCTACCAAGCCCTCACCTCTCATTCCCAATCCTACCTCACCTCTCATCCCACCACCACGCCTTTACTATCACCAAAATCTACCAACGACAACAATAATAccaaaaaacaacaacaatctcATCAACTTATATTAAAATCAGATTcagcaaaaaaattttaaattataa
This sequence is a window from Arachis duranensis cultivar V14167 chromosome 2, aradu.V14167.gnm2.J7QH, whole genome shotgun sequence. Protein-coding genes within it:
- the LOC107472983 gene encoding tyrosine decarboxylase 1-like, whose protein sequence is MEMNTLNNNNNHHHQSDSSSPPQRKRVMNPVDPEEFRKQGHMIIDFLADYYTKVSNFPVRSQVEPNYLRKHLPDSAPLVPEPIESILEDVQEHIIPGITHWMSPNYYAYFPSSGSVAGFMGEMLSSGLNVVGFNWISSPAATELETIVMDWLGEVLKLPQQFLYKRSNNNGGGVLLGTTCEAVLCTLVAARDKKLSQIGRDNIGKLVVYGSDQTHSSFGKAAQIAGIQNVRAIKTKRSNSFALKADSLLSTIHSDVKNGLIPIYLCATVGTTATTSIDPLMELCDVAKEYEIWVHVDAAYAGSACICPEFRSCIDGIEGANSFSFNAHKWFLTNLACCCLWVKDHNALTKSLSTNPEFLRNKASESKQVIDYKDWQITLSRKFNALKLWLVLRSYGVENLRNFLRSHVNMAMTFEGLVKLDKRFEIVVPRKFSLVCFRVSPSTIARSNYYYYYHDNNNNKNNYDDNYHNGHGYGKLVNDDYLVNELNRKLLESINNSGKVYMTHGEVEGAFMIRFAIGATLTEEHHVIMAWKLIQEHADSLLLGSS
- the LOC110277534 gene encoding cytochrome b561 and DOMON domain-containing protein At3g07570, which codes for MHNIILKYGRASSNVWSFIFSFPSSINAYAAIGFSNDGKMVKSSAIIGWISGLNGGGMNQYYLGGLSDGEVVPGEGDLYVMNETIIRPNPSIVYMIFQLKTNQPSSKLIYSIGPNGVFPDTQGMLQQHSDAISTVIDYSQGETSEVSYLKLRRSHGVINMTSWSILMIMGYIIARHFKKWDPIWFYLHASIQTISFVAGTAGILIGYALSKKVDANVNNHKNIAIIILVLGILQVFAIILRPKPESKLRKYWNWYHHYIGRILIIFAIANTIYGLSLAKEGSKWFLAYGISIAILVIITIILEE